The sequence CCTAGAGACTTTTAGCAGATGCATATCATGGTTTGGCATCAAAATCTTAGTTTTTTTGCACATGCTAATCCAATATCATGGATGTTCTAAATTTCAGAAGCTTTCTCTTGGTTTCTATTTGCGCAGACGCGGAGTAAGTGACGAGCAGGCAATACCAAAATTTGGGATGAATGAAAACATTATGGCGGTGACCCTACAAAAAATTAAGACAAATTAGCCTGCTTTAAGTAAAGTTAAATCACCATCAAGCTAGTAAAAAATGATTAGTGGAACACCCGGTTAGTTTTTCTCTGTTCTTTTTTCCGTCAACATTTgattaaacttgtttgtagaaAACTAAAGGTGAAACAAGTGGCTGAAAAAACGAAGTTTAATTTTCATGAGAGTGAAAAGTCTTGTCTTTGATAAAGTAACATTTAGCTacaagatgaagaagaaaggtGATTAATTTAGGATAAGACTGATTAGTATAGATAAAGCTAAAAGAGTGACCTAGAGCAGACATTGTATCGCTTTCATTGCTTTGAATCTGATTGGCAATATGGCCACTTTTAAACTTGTCGATTAGATTATGAATTATGACCTGTGTCCTAATCACTATCAGCCTCTGATCAGACGTACATAATTATGACTTTGGTATCGATCCTTGATCCGCTTGCTGCTGATTAAAACATTTTATCAACCTGAATGAAGTCACCATCTTAACAGTCTATTTTCAAAGTGCCTATACTCTTCTAGTTAGATCTTCGCCTTATATCGGTCACACTgtatatttgtgtgtgtgtgtgtgtgtttttttcacAATTAGTATCGTTTAACCTCTTTTGTCGATGATCCTGCCAACTTTAATTTTCTTGTACTTGCTAACAGAAAATTTTCAGTTGCATCTCCTTTTAAGCATATGCATGTTAAGATATAATACAATTAGAATTTACTATTCTCGTTGTTTTTCCTGCTTAATATGCTGCCTTATACAAGTTCCTACTATGACGGTTGGCAATCCAGATAGTTTGCCTATATCTTTGATAAATTACGTGCAAGTTATGCCATGGTTTCTTACCTGAACTCAATATATTGGTTATGAACTTATTGTAATTCCTCATAGTGTGTGGTTTCTGCAGATGTTGAAGTCCCGGTTGCTTGTGTCATACTCATATTTCTGTTTGCCCTTCAACATTACGGGACCCACAGAGTAGGGTTCTTGTTTGCACCAATTGTGATCACATGGCTTTTGTGCATCAGTTCCATTGGTGTATACAACATCTTCCATTGGAATCCCCATGTTTATCAAGCACTCTCTCCATACTACATGTACAAATTTTTGAAGAAGACCCGAAAGGGAGGTTGGATGTCCTTGGGCGGTATACTATTGTGTATGACAGGTACGAGAGTCTGTATAGTGAACTTTCTTTTCATGGATGCTTAGTTTACCTTCTCTGACATTATCTTGTTTATCTTTTGAAGGCTCGGAAGCTATGTTTGCTGATCTCGGACACTTTTCACAGACGTCAATCAAGGTTTCCAGACTGAATGGACTATATTTGGTTAATTAGAGATTTTCCATTGTATTAAGTAGCCCGTTGCATTTTATGTTGCAGATTGCTTTCACCTTTGTGGTTTACCCGTCACTGATTCTAGCATATATGGGACAAGCTGCATACCTTTCTAGGCATCATATCGTAGCAAGTGATTATCGGATTGGCTTCTATGAATCAGTTCCTGGTATGTGTCTACCAAACTTGCAGCAGTTATAACTTGTAAACTGTACGACTGAGCTAATTAGAATTCTCTCCTTTTCTCAGAGAAAATAAGATGGCCGGTTTTGGCAATAGCCATACTTGCTGCGGTGGTGGGAAGTCAAGCCATTATAACTGGAACTTTCTCGATAATCAAACAATGTTCTGCTTTGGGTTGCTTTCCAAGGGTCAAAATTATCCACACGTCTTCGAAAATACATGGTCAAATTTACATCCCCGAGATTAACTGGACTTTGATGTTGCTATGCTTGGCTGTTACCATTGGTTTTAGAGACACAAAATCCATGGGAAATGCATCAGGTACCATCCACATCAACCTTAACTTTTTGGTGCGTGCGTGTGCGTGTGCGTGTTAGCTTTTGTATAATGTATTTCTGTCTTACCTTCATATAGGTTTGGCCGTCATAACTGTCATGCTGGTAACTACCTGCCTTATGTCTCTAGTCATAGTCTTGTGCTGGCACAAAAGCCTCTTCTGGGCAGTTTGCTTTATATTATTCTTCGGCTCCCTTGAGGCACTCTACTTCTCAGCATCGCTCATAAAGTTTCGTGAAGGGGCTTGGGTCCCGGTTGCTCTTTCATTCATCTTCTTAATGGTTATGTATGTTTGGCAATACGGCACCATCAAGAAGTACGAGTTTGATGTCCAAAATAAAGTCTCCATCAACTGGCTCCTCAGTTTAGGTCCTACTCTAGGGATTGTTCGAGTCCGGGGAATTGGCCTTATACACACTGAGCTTGTCTCTGGGATCCCGGCTATTTTCTCTCACTTTGTTACCAACCTCCCTGCTTTCCACCAGGTTGTAGTTTTCCTCTGCATCAAATCCGTCCCAGTCCCACATGTCAGACCCGAGGAAAGATTCTTAGTGGGAAGAGTTGGTCCAAAGGAATACCGGCTATATAGATGCATAGCACGCTATGGTTACCGTGATGTTCACAAGGATGACATGGAATTCGAAAGAGATCTAGTTTGCAGTATTGCAGAGTTCATTCGGTCAGAGAGACCAGAATGCAATCTCAGTCCAGAACAACTGGAAGACGATGAGAAAATGACAGTTGTTGGAACTTCATCATCAAACTTAGATGGCATAAGAATGTCTGTAGACGAGGCAGATTTTTCCGAAATAGCAAGCACCTCGGAGTTGCAGGAGATAAGACCTACAGAAAGGGCAAAGAAGAGAGTGAGGTTTGTCGTTCCAGAAACCCCACGAATCGATAGGGAAGCAGTAGAGGAGCTGCAGGAACTGATGGAAGCAAGGGAGGCAGGAATGGCATTTATATTAGGCCACTCGTACGTGAAGGCGAAGAGAGGTTCAAGTTTTATGAAGAAAATAGTGATCAATTTCGGGTACGATTTCTTGAGGAGGAATTTTCGAGGGCCGAGTTATGCTTTGAGCATTCCTCATGCTTCTACTCTAGAGGTTGGGATGGTCTACCACGTATAATTCTGCGTATACGGTACAACTTGTACTCAAATGTACTCTACATCATGGCATTTTATGCTGCCCCTTACACTGTAAAAACTTGTAGAGCCGTTGGGCAATGCAGAGTGCTTCTGATGGTGCTGAGCATGCTTCCTCGGTAAATATATGCCAACGTCAATAAGAGAGTTGGgccaagttttgagcttgttaTTTGGGTTCAGTTTGTAAAGCTTTTAGCACATTATTCTTGATCaaatcatcatttttttttattcgggTGATATTCTGATATAATTTAAACTGGTAAGGAGGACGAGTCATGATTGTTGAAAGCCCTACTCCAAAAGAAACCTCGGGAGGACACGAGAGAGACTTATCTATACCGATATGCCATAGGTGATATTTAAGGTCAATTTATATTGTCATcgtgttttaatttattcacataatAATATGCGATTGAATTTAGGTTACCGTTATAGTGACATTCCGTTTCTCTTGCAGGGATGCTTTTGTTGACcattgaaagaaaaacaaagattcaAAGAGGATTAAAAACATTCCTAAGGCCACGAGAGACCCCTTTTGTTTGTTAGCATATTACCAATGAGATCTAATAAGCACGTGATGAGAGGTGATGAGGgtttaagaaacaaaaaagacaACAATAAACAAAGGTGGTGCtctttcaattcattcgattagACATcgacaaaaataaacaaacgtGATGAGAGGTGATGCGTGGAACGAaaaaataagtatgtaaatagcaCTATtctaaacaaaaacaacaaatataGAACAAATAATTGAAGTAACTTGGAGAGTTGTAAATTGATTTTATTGTACAAGTGTCGTCACTCTTTGTTTGTAATTTACAGGCCTACAGCCTACAAGTCTGAAGACTGACGTCACAGTTTTTATGGACAATTTCTGTGAATGCTCCAAAACTGCACAACATCATCTGACGATGCTGTGCTTTGCCAGATTTAGAAAGGAGTATGAACAACCACACCCTTATAACGAAATGATGCCATTGCCCCTGGATGTCAGAGCACGATATAATGTCACGTGAAAAAGTTCAAACACATAATAATACTGAATTGACTTGAGATACTATCGTATAAACTTTTTTGTTGTAAGGCTGTCTGAACGAAGTAATTAGCACCCACTGTAATTAATTAACGATGGTTTGGTAAACACAaatttaaaacccaaaaaatgtaaaaacagaGGATATGATTCCCTCCTCTTGGTTTTATTTCACAGCAGTGAGATCTCTCTCCCCTtaaccttttcttttccttaacATTgtggtaccgtttggtacgtgggatgggACGGGATGGAACGGGACGAGCCGTTCCGTCCCATATTTGGTGCCCCTAAAAActgtggaacgggttgtccTATGGGATGAAATTTAgctgatttttcgttccacctcttttccctggaacgacccgttccacatctgtggaacaaaaatttataacattttattacaaaatttctccttatctttttcaatatttacatcatccGTTCCatcctgttccgtcccgtcccgtcctgtTTCATCCCGTCCTGTCCCGTTctgtcccgtctgcgtaccaaacggtagcAAAGAGCTTTATTGAGTTCACTGTTCAGTACTACCAAACCTTCCAAATTCTCTATACCCTGTTTGTCTCTTTcaccgtctctctctctcccctctttttATCTCTCTAGAAAGATTCACTCTCACTGATTAATTTGTAGAAAAAGTGACGGAACACTGTCTGTGGAGTCTCCTACTTAAGTGGATTTCCTACAAGCTCAGACCTTTCAAATCTTCAGGTGTGAGTGAGTGAGCATTCTTCTGCTCTTAGATGCTCAGCTCTGATCATCCAAAATAGCATCAATGGTGAGGAATTGGGTTGCATTGCTTCTGGTTTTTCTGCTTCTCTCTGGGGATTTCTCTTCAGGAGCATCTGCCACACCTCCTGCAAGTGAGTAAAGTTTCCGTCTTTATACCCCCACTCTGCTTCAAATTCCTCATTTGCTTCAGTTGGTAATCTTGTGatttcacatatatgtatatgcgtATGTATATACAGAAATTGTAACTGGGGTTGTCTCCAATGTGGTTTCTGCTCTTGTCAAATGGCTCTGGTCGCTGAAATCCACCACAAAAACCAGTTCAGGTATTTCTGCGAACTCACATTTACCAATTTTTAAGCATGTTTGCAATTAGAGTgttatttttgttgttaatgTGGTAATTAGAGAATGTTCTTTGCAATGGTGAGGTTTATGAGGTTAATGGGGTTCAATTTTTCAGCTGTTTCTAGCCGTTCGATGATCAAATTTGAAGGTGGATATACCGTGGATACGGTGTTCGATGGAAGTAAGCTTGGAATTGAACCACATTCAGTTGAATTATCCCCAAATGGAGAGCTTCTGGTTTTGGATTCCGAAAATAGTAACATCTACAAGATCTCAATGCCATTGTCTCGTTGTAAGCCGCTTTCGCTGCCTTAACTCTTGAATTGTACCATTATATCACTGCTCTAGTTGCTTGTTTTACTAATGTATATCCAAGGACCCAGTTAGGGAGATTCGAACTCTTGTGCATAGGCAATGTGGCTAGTAAGGCTACACCCACGTCAGTTTAACCCGAATAGTTAATTTTCTATTCGGGTTGATGTGCAAGACATTATAATTGTACTTAAAGCATTGTTTTTCTGATTCCTTACTTCAACTCTTGCCAAATTTCATTATTTATGAAAAGTACTGTTACTGCTTTTATATGCTTTTGTTTAGTGGAAGCCTGTACTTTCTGGTTAATCAATTGCTATCTTTTTGGAGACTTACTTtacttttcttttggtttgCGACCACGATTCTCTAATGACCAGTTAACCTTCTTGTTTactcatgttaattttttttttaacctaagCTAGATTTGTGTACTTTAACACAGGAAACTTGGGTTCGTTGAATTTCATCTTGATTAATACCTTTAAGCTTGTTCAAGATAAAATCTTTATCATTTATCGGTTAATGATTCGTCATGCcactttttcttttgtaatttcatCTTTATTTGCATTTGTTAGTATAATCAGTCAttaaaactataaaaaataatatcaatGAAATATGCAATCTACAGTCTTCAAATTATCACTTTCGTTGTAGAAGTAATTTCAGTTCAGTTCCTAGTTTAATGCTTGTTTGCTATCTGTTTGTATTTTGGTAGAACCTATCGTATTCTTTTACATGCCGAATGAACGATATGCAGATAGCCGACCCAAGTTGATTTCTGGATCACCTGAGGGATACTCAGGGCATGTGGACGGGAGGCCAAGAGATGCAAGAATGAACCACCCAAAAGGGCTGACTGTGGATGATAGAGGAAATATTTATATCGCAGACACAATGAATATGGCTATCAGGAAGATAACTGATGCCGGTAAGTCTCTGGATGTTTAAGGCATCATAGTGGTTAAGGaatcacccttttcttctgTAATTCTTGTGTTAAACGTAATGGCACGAAAAACTTATTTCACCTCTGTATAGGGGTTACGACTATTGCTGGTGGAAAATGGGGCAGAGGAGGTGGTCATGTTGATGGTCCAAgtgaagatgcaaagttttctagTGATTTTGATGTGATATACGTCGGTAGCAGCTGCTCTCTTTTGGTTATTGACAGAGGAAACCAGGCAATTCGGGAGATCCAACTCCACTATGATGACTGTAACGACCACTATGATGGAACTTTCGGTTTAGGTATAACTAGAAAAGTATGGACTTTCAACAGTGTAATTTGCTTTAGGTGATGCAGCTCTTTAAAATCTGTTCTCGATCGTTGCAGGAATAGCAATGCTGATTGCAGCTGCATTCTTTGGCTACATGCTGGCACTGCTGCAGCGTAGGGTGCAAGCAATGTTTTCGTCAAATGATACAAGTTACTTACAGGATCAAAGAACTATACATAGGGCTGCAACAGTGGCACCATATCAGAGGCCTCCTAAATCCGTCAGGCCCCCTTTAATTCCAAATGAAGATGAACCTGAGAAACTAGATGACGGCTTCTTTGGTTCACTAGGGAAGATCGTCCTCAACACTGGCTTGTCTGTGTCTGAAATCTTTGGGGGAATATTTACGGGCTTTAGAAGTAAGCCCCGACAATATCACATTCAGCAGCAGTATCACCAAGCTAATAAGCATTCAAATGCTTGGCCCACGCAAGACAGCTATGTGGTTCCAGACGAAGACGAGCCTCCATCATTAGAAACGAGATCCTCAACCCCAAATAAAACCTACCCATACATGACCAAAGACCTGGAGAAGCCTCGCCATTCGAAGCAAAGTCAAGCTTACTATAATTCATGGGAGGGCGAATATCAGCAACAGCAACAACTTCTGACACAgctgcagcagcagcaacaacttCAGACGCAGCtgcagcagcaacaacaactTCAGATGCAGCTGCAGCAGCAGCATCATCACAGGCATTACTCAACAAACCCGACTACATACTACGAGGAGAGCAGCGAGACAAACGAGATTGTGTTTGGGGCAGTCCAAGAACAGGATGGACGGCGTGAAGCTGTGGTGATAAAGGCAGTAGACTATGGAGATTCTAGATATAACCACCACAACATTCGACAGCGTTTCAATTATATGGATTATAATTCCTCTGGTTACTGATTCCCATCAAAAGAACACAAGAATTTCATCCTTTATGTTATATTTCTTATTTTCTCGTGGAAATGTTAGCTTTCCGAGAGTTGTTTCTCAAGGAAATGTGAAAGTTTTATACCTCAGCTTAGGTCTGCATTTTCCTTTGTCTAGAGATCCAAAGAATCAAAGCCAGTGCCGGTTTGCAGATGTagacttagggctggtttgatattgctgtgctttgaaaaaaagctgctgtgagaataagcggctgtgctgtgagaataagcggctgtgaaataaagccagtagagtgtttggtaaacttttttgtgaaagtgcttttggaaaaaaaagcaagatgatagtgtgtcttttcattaaaggagcactgtagctccgtgtgctttgaaaaaactggctttttttcaaagcagcaaatagcagcttcagcttttcctttgattttcagcttattctcacagcagcttccaaaataagcccttttttttcagtttaccaaacacaaaaatgagcctcagctttttttcacagtggctttttttaaaatcaccttaatcccaaacggggccttagTCATATTGGCTAGATCGGATGTGCTTTTCAGTAACGGATCTTGAACTATAGCTAACAAGCAGGCCCATGAAATATAATTCTCAGCTACCATATGGCTTATCATGTATTAAGTTCCAATGGTTTAGATTAATAGTTTCAACTTattaaaaccaaaatacaaTCCAAACATGTAAATTCGAAATATATAGCTTTAGTATTAGAATATTGagcaaattaaaaaatgatactTTTATACACAATTGTATAAATTTGACTACCTAAACTAGGAAATTCAAACagtgtaatttcttattttctgACTACCACGTGCAATATCGTAATAACACGAGCTGTTTCTTTGAACCCTAAACACTGACATATGGAGCTTGGAGCTAGCACCACTTCATTTGTGTGCATGGAATATTAATGGCCGACGCCGGGGCTTGGACCAGAACTCTTGACTCCCCAGAGGGAAAGAACATCAGAAAAATAGTTAACAACGCCGCCTCCGCTCGGACTGGCGGCCTTCCTTGGATTGTGGTGCTCCCGGTGGCTGTGGGGGTGACGATGAACCTGGTGATGAACATGAGAACCATGCTCGTGAAGAGGACGGGCTTCCACGGCGGCAAAGAGCAAAACAAAGCTCACCACAAGTAGGGCAACAACGAAACGTTGGCGTGTGATGATTTCTCTGGCCATGATTACTGGAGAATATTGGAGTCACTGGGTTCTAATGAGTCGAATgattttgcttggagttataaAATTGTGTAAAGTAGGGTTTGGtatttatagagagagaaatacgGTAAGCTTGTTTTGTTTGACTAAAAAACGGAGGAATGTAATATAGTTTGAATTTTAGTGCCCGTTCAAACGCGTCTGAGAACTGGTTTCATGAGAGGAAGCATGAACAAAATTGAAACCCTAATGGAGAAAGATTCAAAGTTTGAAGaggaaattaaattgaaaaatagGACTGAATAACTAGCTGGATGTAGTATAATTTGAATACTTGTACCCAGTCATTCAGTCGTTCAAGTTTATCTAGGTTTGACCAATATTTTCTCTTAAGCATCATGGCCTAAATTTGTTTGAAATATGTATGCACACAGAAGAGTATTTGATTTAGTGCTAGTCATGCATGCATGCGTTAAATATTTGACTTGTTACAGATACAACTCTCACTAGTTAATTAATTTCGAGtagataattaattagttttagtTAAGGACTAGTTAAGCACCGAACCTGGTAGCGTAGACTTGTAACTACGTAGAGTATTAAAACGATTGATGGGTGATGAAGCCTTGGTCAAGCGAGATCATGGTGTTTGAAATTTATTCACTAATCTTGTAAAGTCACTTTAAGCACGCTCTAAGCCTCTCGCATTAGTAGGCCATCCTTACTAGCGGGGTAGCAAACAAGGGACTTAGTTAAACGCTCCAATACGTCGTTGATTAATATTAGGGTTCATGCTGTATATATGCGACTTCATGTTCATTCAAACATGTTCTATATAATCATTACATATACAagtaaaaatctaaaaaaaaattaaaacatgttTATGATCTTATATATAGCAGTTGATCTATTCAGCAGGAAAATGCATACATAGCGAGGTACAACTTTTTTAAAAAGAGCTGATTTCCACACacattttttagatttttatgCACCGTTCTTTATTTTTGACCATTAGAGTAATTAAATAAAACGAAAACAACTAATATGATTAAACATGAGTGTGTCTGTTAAAAAAAGACGTGTGTATTTAGCATTTCCGTTACGTAAACAACTCAAAAGGATAAAATTGGACTTTTAAATTCTATGCTGCCAAACAAGCTTTGAATATTTTGCTTTGAGTGTTTATAATTTTGCGTTTGATTCGACTTATATCAATATATCCATCAATTTACTTTGGCCAAACCATATGAAATCATGCACGACTAAAGTTTCAACAGTTGAATTTTTTCATCTATATCTTTTAATTGATGAATTTcaaaaaaatgtgtttttattcTGCCTGAAATAAGGTGTTATTGGTAAAGAAGATTAATATATAGGGACAAAAACCGcattatatttttctaagtAAACGACGTTGATCCTACAAGTCAACAACTTGCTTCATCTTCAAGGCAGGAAAAAATAGGTGCTTACTTGTTgttcaaggaaaaaaaaacgacTAAATGTGCATTATGCTCAGTCAAACCCAGCTAGCTAGCCTACttcttttgacaaaaaatttatatataaaaaataaataaataaataaggacCTAAATGTACACGCATATTTCATTTTTCAAGATAGTACCCAAAAatctgaaaagaaagaagaccATGTTAGAATCACTAATAACTATTGACTGTGTCTTACAACGTTAGTTCATTCATGCTTGTTTGaaagttattttaaaataattaaaaatgcttttagagaaaatatttttgagttcTAAAAGTACTTGAAATGTTTCATTAAGTGTTTTTTcaggattcacttgcatttttacgaatgattggtttcaaaaacattttcatcaaaagtgcttttaatcattttaaaagcacttctaaatgagtcctcaatttcttttttttataaacaataACGTTAGTGAGTTAAATTATTAATTGTTAGGGGGTAGGAGGATCTATGGGGATCAAACCCGAACCAAAGTTCATAAACATAATTGTTTTCTAGCACTCTAATAAAGCGTCATATGCGATTCATTTTATAGGTTTGGACAAGCCAATCTGTTTAATTAAACaaatgataataaaaaaattcccCCATAATTAACCCGGAATTGATAATATAAATTAAACATATGATTAATCAGAAACAGTCAATTCCCGCCAGTGACAGATAGAATTACGTAAACTACAACATTTCCAATATTACCCTCATCGCATCCAGTTATCATTGACCTGGCTCCCGCGCCACAGCGGACCCTCTTTGGTAAACTCACCAAATTCGACCGTTAAAACTTCGCTGGTTCTCCGATTAACACCTGGCAGCCGGTTCCCGGTGAAATACATTTCACCTCCAGCGAGAATTCCGTTACAAATCGACCTATATTTGTCTCCCTCAAACTCCTCGCTCCCGGATCAGAAAATCCAGAGAGCAATCGATCGAGAGAGGGCGTTAGGGTttgcagaaagagagagatttaggGATTTTACCCAAATCGAAAATCCTTAAATCTTTCTCCTTCTCCGCCCAATTTTCCCTCTGATTTCCGAGCCCTAATTTTCACCTAATTTTCCCAATTTTCGGTTTTGAATGGCATCAAAAATAGCGTACGATGCCGTTCCGAATCCGAAAACGGACTCCGCCGCGGAATCCGATGACGGTGAGGAATTGATGCTCGCGAGGAGAAGCGGGTGCTGTTTCTGGATCCCTTGCTTTGGATCCGAACCCTCCTCTCCCGACGGGTCGTGGGAGCGGATCCGTTCCACCGGCGACTACGAGGGTCTGTGGTGGAACCGCGGCTGGAAGAAGATCCGGGAGTGGTCGGAGCTCCTCGCGGGTCCCAAGTGGAAGACCTTCATCCGGCGGTTCAACAAAAACAACCCCAGGCGGTCCGTGAAATTCCAATACGACCCCATGAGTTACGCCCTCAACTTCGACGAAGGACCGGGGCAGAACGGTAATTTGAGTGATGATTATTTGTACAAGGATTTCTCGTGCCGGTACGCGTCAATTCCGGCGTCGGCCAAGTCGTCGATGGATTTGAGTAACGACTCACCCTCCTTGACGTGAGAGTCACGTGATGAGCGGATGTAGAGAGGGTGTGAAAGAAAGCAGAGGAAATTGATGGTGGGTGTTCGGTGCGCTGCGCGCTGGGTTGTGCGGGAGAGTTGACGGCGGAGGAGAATAGAGGAGCGCGGCGGCGTTTGATTATTTTGCTATTTAGGAAGCCGTGACTGTTGGTTAAATTGGAAAATGTACGATCAGATTTTTTTCATTGTTTCATTTGttcatttaattaataaatggCAGGTCCTTCATGAAATATTGATTCCCGactaaaatttatatattagaGTCTCTGGTTGGAAGTGTGTATGTTGGTTCGGAAAGTTCTTCAATGCTTGTGCTACTACACAAAAAC is a genomic window of Malus domestica chromosome 09, GDT2T_hap1 containing:
- the LOC103442271 gene encoding potassium transporter 8 — translated: MDLEGVSRSHPIKKDSWKTLLTLAYQSLGVVYGDLSTSPLYVYKSTFAEDIHHSETNEEIFGVLSFVFWTLTLIPLVKYVFIVLRADDNGEGGTFALYSLLSRHARVSSLPNCQLADEELSEYTKDGVVPTANSAFGSSLKSTLEKHKVLKKVLLVLALIGTCMVIGDGVLTPAISVFSAVSGLELSMSKQQHRYVEVPVACVILIFLFALQHYGTHRVGFLFAPIVITWLLCISSIGVYNIFHWNPHVYQALSPYYMYKFLKKTRKGGWMSLGGILLCMTGSEAMFADLGHFSQTSIKIAFTFVVYPSLILAYMGQAAYLSRHHIVASDYRIGFYESVPEKIRWPVLAIAILAAVVGSQAIITGTFSIIKQCSALGCFPRVKIIHTSSKIHGQIYIPEINWTLMLLCLAVTIGFRDTKSMGNASGLAVITVMLVTTCLMSLVIVLCWHKSLFWAVCFILFFGSLEALYFSASLIKFREGAWVPVALSFIFLMVMYVWQYGTIKKYEFDVQNKVSINWLLSLGPTLGIVRVRGIGLIHTELVSGIPAIFSHFVTNLPAFHQVVVFLCIKSVPVPHVRPEERFLVGRVGPKEYRLYRCIARYGYRDVHKDDMEFERDLVCSIAEFIRSERPECNLSPEQLEDDEKMTVVGTSSSNLDGIRMSVDEADFSEIASTSELQEIRPTERAKKRVRFVVPETPRIDREAVEELQELMEAREAGMAFILGHSYVKAKRGSSFMKKIVINFGYDFLRRNFRGPSYALSIPHASTLEVGMVYHV
- the LOC103442272 gene encoding uncharacterized protein; translation: MVRNWVALLLVFLLLSGDFSSGASATPPAKIVTGVVSNVVSALVKWLWSLKSTTKTSSAVSSRSMIKFEGGYTVDTVFDGSKLGIEPHSVELSPNGELLVLDSENSNIYKISMPLSRYSRPKLISGSPEGYSGHVDGRPRDARMNHPKGLTVDDRGNIYIADTMNMAIRKITDAGVTTIAGGKWGRGGGHVDGPSEDAKFSSDFDVIYVGSSCSLLVIDRGNQAIREIQLHYDDCNDHYDGTFGLGIAMLIAAAFFGYMLALLQRRVQAMFSSNDTSYLQDQRTIHRAATVAPYQRPPKSVRPPLIPNEDEPEKLDDGFFGSLGKIVLNTGLSVSEIFGGIFTGFRSKPRQYHIQQQYHQANKHSNAWPTQDSYVVPDEDEPPSLETRSSTPNKTYPYMTKDLEKPRHSKQSQAYYNSWEGEYQQQQQLLTQLQQQQQLQTQLQQQQQLQMQLQQQHHHRHYSTNPTTYYEESSETNEIVFGAVQEQDGRREAVVIKAVDYGDSRYNHHNIRQRFNYMDYNSSGY
- the LOC114826899 gene encoding uncharacterized protein; amino-acid sequence: MASKIAYDAVPNPKTDSAAESDDGEELMLARRSGCCFWIPCFGSEPSSPDGSWERIRSTGDYEGLWWNRGWKKIREWSELLAGPKWKTFIRRFNKNNPRRSVKFQYDPMSYALNFDEGPGQNGNLSDDYLYKDFSCRYASIPASAKSSMDLSNDSPSLT